The following is a genomic window from Chryseobacterium ginsenosidimutans.
CATTCTTTTAATAATGGATATTTTGGAATCAAAACAGCAATAACTCCTAAAATTTTCCAGATTCCAATAATGCTCATTAAATAAGTGGGATAGCCGAGATTTATGAAATTAGCCAATTCGTCTTTGCTTTTTATTAATTGAACAATGGCTGTTGAAACCATACCTAAAGACATCCAAAGAGTAAAAATCCAATAGATGATGTTGTTTCTTTTATGAGATTTATTTTGTGTTTCCATTTTTATATGTTTGAAATTAATCATTTAAACCTTTTCCGTTCAAAATTTCAGGAATATATTTTTCAATTCTGAATTCTCTGGTTTTAGACTGTTTTGCGGAAGAAAAATAGAGTAGGTAAGCTCTCTGCCTTCCTTGTGTCAGCGATTCAAAGGCTTCTTTTAATGCATGATTTTGTTCTAATTTCTTCTGAAATTCTTCAGGCATTTCAAATTCTTTGGTTTTCTTCATTTCAACTTTGATCCCTGATCTTTCAACTTCAATAGCTTCGTAGATATAAGTTTTTATAACTTTCTCCAAATCAATTATTTCCTTTAAATCCTTAAAACGGATTTGTCTCGCAGCTTGTACATTTTCAGTCTGTTGAATAAGAATATTATCAGCATCATTCAGTAAAGATCCTTTAAAAAATAATAGAGCACAATATTCTTTAAAGCCGTGAATTAGGAAAATATTTTTCTCATGATAGGTGTAACAAGGACATCCCCATTTTAGTTCCTCTTCAAGCCCGGTATCAAGTGCAATTGTGCGTAATTCTTCAAATTCTTTTTGCCAGTGTTTGGCTTTGTCAAAGAAAAAATCAACTTTTGGATTCATAATTTAAAATGTAATAGGTTATCTGATGAGAACTTCGAAAACTAGCTTTGTATGAAATTTGAAACAATTTCCTGTAATCTGTTGTGAGCCATATTAATGCCTTTTGCGAAAGGAAGTTTTAATATTTGATCTCTAAAGTCGACCGATTTATAAATGGTATGAATCGTAATTTTGCTGGTTTCATTATTCAATTTTTCAAATTCTAAAAATTCTATCTGAGGAGGAAAAGGAGTGTTTTCCATTTGAAAAGTTCTTGTGATTTTTTCATTTGAAACGAATTCATGAATTGTTCCGTTCGCCCGGAAAACCACATCACCTTGAGGATTGGATGTTTCAAACTGATAACCACCGTGTTGCTTGTTTTCTAGTTTTAAAACTTTTGTTCCCATCCATTTTTCAACTATTTCAGGTTCTGTATAAGCTCGAAAAAGCAGCTCTACAGGCAGATCAAACTCTCTGATAATGAAGATTTCCTGTTTCCCGTGTTCGGCATGGATTTTTGTTTTAAGTTCCATATTTTTAGTCTTTTGTTTGATAATTTTTCATAATATCTTCCAATTTATTGAATCTGTCATCCCACATTTTACGGAAAGGCTCAATAAAATCGGCAATTTCTTTCATTTTACCTGGATTTAGATGATAAATGATTTCGCGGCCATTTTGTTCAGACTTTAATAATTCACATTCCGTAAGAATTTGAAGATGCTTTGAAACAGTGGGTCTCGCCGTATTGAAATGTGAAGCAATAGTACCTGCCGTCATTGATTGTGTTGCAACCAACATCAGTATTGATCTTCTTGTTGGATCTGATATTGCCTGGAATACATCTCGTCTTAAATTCATTATGAAGCTATTTGACTACAAATATAAATGAAGTTATTTAACTACACAAATTATTTTAACCATAAGACAATACTTTAAGGTAAAAATGCCTATCCCTATACTCTCTCAAGCTTAAACATAAAATCCTATAATTTATATTATGTTAAATTGTATATTGTTCCCGTTATAAAAAAGCTTAATTAAAGTTGTTAATCTTAGCTGTTATTACCTATTCAATAGTTTTGGGATTATTACAGAATTGTATTTAAAACTAAAAGTTGCTCCAGACAATATTAAGGTAATAATGATATAGAAAAAACTTCTCAGCTTGAGAAGTTTTTATGATTAATGATTTGTAATAAATTATTTGAAGTCGTTAGATTATTCTTTGGTTTTATAATCACTGATATTTTTGAACTGATCGTAAGAATCTTTGATATGTTTCAAATGTTCGGAAACAATCTCTAAGCTTTTTCCGCTCAAATTACCATTATCAATAGCATTTTGATAAGTGTCTACTGCCGCTTTTTCTCCAAAAATTACATTTTCTAAAGCAGATTCTTCAGTATTTCCAATAGTAAAAGAATTTTTTACATCAATCCAGGTTCTGTGAAGCGCACCGGCAATAGATGCAGAATCCTCAGCTTCTCCTCCATTTTCTTTAATCAGATCGATCAATTCATTTTTCATTACTTTTCCCAGAGAAACCATTCGTGCGTATTCTCCTTTTTCATGAGGATATTTTTCCCATATTTTACCTTCAACTTTTGCAAATCCCTGAATTCGGTCATTAGTGATGTGAAGCAGATCATTTAAAATTGATACTTCTTTTTGATTTTCCATAATAAAATATTTTGTGTATGAGAAAATTTACAATAATTATACCCTTATAGCTGATGTATATATTAATGATTCATAAATTTTAGGAAAGAAAAATCTGGATTGCGCATTTCTTGCTCATTTTCGGCAGACTCGGTTTGAGCTTGTTTTGCATAAACAAACATTTCTTCTTCATAAGCACAAATTGCCTCTTCAATGGTTTGAAACTGTCCGTTCATTAAATTTTCTGATAAATATAAAGCATCAACCAAACCAATGTTCACGCCTTGTCCGGCAAAAGGCGGCATCAAATGTGCAGCGTCTCCAATCAAAGTTATTGGTAAAGGACGATTGGTTTTCCAAGGTTTATTTAATGAAATTTTTCTTGTCGGTAGTCCTATAAAAAAAGTTGTTGCCTGAAAGAGTTTTTGATAAACTATGTTCCAATCTGAAAGCTTATGAGACAGAAAATCAATAACTTCTTCTGTATTTTTAAAGTTTAATCCGTTTCCATTATTCCAGTTTTCAGGTATTTTGAAAATTATGCCATAGGTCAAAGCATCATTATTATAAGGATTAGCAATAAGTAAATTCCCACCGTGGGAGCTCATCAGTCTTTTGCCATCACATAATTGATAAAATTCCGGACAATTGATTTCCGGTTGAGGAACATCTCCCTGCAGAATAAATGTTCCTGTATCTTCAACCTCAGTATCTGTAATGTATTTTCTCACTTTCGACATTCCGCCATTTGCAACAATAACAAAATCAGCCGTTTCATTATAATTATTTTCAAATTGCAACAGCCATTTCCCGTTATTCTCTTCAAGATTAATTAACTTTCTATCCCAAATTACAGTGTCATCTTTCAAACTTTCAAGTAAAATTTTTCTTAAATCGTTACGGTTAATTTCGGGATTATCAAGTTTATTTTCAGGAGTAACCTCTTTTGATATTAATATTTCACCTTTTTCGTTGGCAATATTTATCCCCATCGGAATTGACATTTCATAATATTTCTCCAGAAGTCCCGCCTTTTTTAAAGCTTTTTGCCCTGAAACTTTATGAAGATCAAGGGTACCGCCCCAAATTCTGGCATCGGAATTTTTATCCCTTTCATAAACAGTAATTTCAGTGCCGTTTTGCTGTAATAATCTTGCCATTGTTAATCCAACCGGTCCTGCTCCAATGATTGCTGTTTTTTTACCTTTCAGTAAATTATTGTTCATTTTAATGTATTAATTTGACAGCAAAATTCTGAAATACGATTGGTTTAAGATTGTAGAAACGCGACAAAATTACTGTTGTGAATGTGATCTGCTTTTGCTTTTCTCGCAAATTTAGCAGGTGTTGTTCCGCTGTACTTTTTAAATTCTTTGCTTAAATGCGCCTGATCTGTGTAGCCTGATTCAATAGCCAGTTCGGCAAAATTAGAATCAGGATGAAGCCATAATGTATTCCGAACCTGCTCAAAACGCATCAGTCCGGAAACGTCTTTAACGGTATGGCCGGAAGATTGCTTGAATTTTCGTTCCAAAGTACGAACTGTTGAATGTGCTGCATCTGCAATTTTATTGACAGGAAGACTTCCGTTAGCTTTTCTCATCGCCGCTCCGGCTTTAAATAATAGACTGTCAGTTGAAATTTTACTTTGAATATTCAAGAAATACTGTTTTATTAGACAAATTGCTTCTTCTATATTATTATTTTTAATGCAATCATGTAATAGAGGTTGAAGTTCTGCAATGGGATGTTCAAAAACGTGTACCTTATTTTTATTCGAAGATAAGCCGAGCAAATCGAAAACAGTCCATGGGAAACATCTTACAGCAATGATTTCAAAGTTTTCTTTAGTGTAAAAATGAACAGGTTGATTGAGTAATCCCACAAGAAAAGGTGAAGGTAATTTCTGCAAAACTCCAATTTGAGATATGCTGCAGCCATTTCCAAAATGAAAAATAATCTCTGCATATCCATCAGGAATTACTTCAAAACTGGTTTCTGTCTCTCCAAAATCCGATTTATTGTACCAAAAACATTTTATGGAATCGCGAAGTTCTTCCGGCGGTTCAAATTCTTGATGGATGATGTTTTTAGCTTTCATAATGAGGTTTCAATCAAATCAAATTTAATAATTAAATAAAAGTTTTAGCAATTAATCAGAATATTATTGTTGTAATTTTGTTATATAAATCTATATTATTCAAAACTATTTTAATAATGAATACTTTAAATACTGATATTTTTCCAAAAATTAAGGCTGTATTTTTTGATGTTGATGGTACTTTAATCAGTTTTAAAACCAATAAAATCCCGGAATCTACTCAGGAATCTATTCAAAAGCTTCGTGAAAAAGGAATCAAAGTCATTGTGGCGACGGGTAGGTCAATTAATTCTTTAGATCATATTAAACATATAACTTTTGACGGATATATTACTTTCAACGGAGGGTATTGCATTACAACGGATGGGAATATTATGTTTAAACAAACCATTGATTCTTCTGATATTCAGAAACTGGTTGATTATTCGCAGAATTTTCCTTTGAGCTTTTCGTTGATGTATGAAGATAAAGTTGAGATTAATGATGCAACTCCGGAGGTTGTGGGAATGTATGCAGATGTTAATCTTCCGGTTCCGCCGATTCTTGATAAAGAAAATGTTGATATTGAGAATGTGCTTCAGGCGAATATTTTTCTTGGTCCTGATAAGGAAAAATCATTTATGGAGAATGTAATGCCGAATTCTACTTCTTCAAGGTGGACTCCCCTTTTTGCGGATGTGAATCCCGGAGGAATAAGTAAGCAGAACGGTATTGAAAATTTCTGTAGACATTTCGGAATTGATGTTTCAGAAACAATGTCTTTTGGTGACGGTGGAAATGATATTTCGATGTTAAAATTTACAAAAATCGGTGTTGCAATGGGTAATGCAAATGAGAATGTAAAAGAAATTGCGGATTTTGTAACCGAAGAAGTTGATAATCATGGAATTGAATTGGCATTAGTTCATTTCGGAATTCTTTAATATTCAGACTCTTAAATAATAATTTTTATCATAATCTATTGTGTGGTATCTGTTTTTAAGTTGTTTTATAAAAAAAGGCACAGTATGTGTATATAACATATCAAATCACTTAAAATATTTAGTCATGAGAAGTATATTATGGTTAGTCGCAGTCATTTGTATTGTGGTGTGGCTTTTAGGAATGTTGGGCGTTGTCCCGGGAATGAGTACAGGGTATTTAGTACATGTATTGCTGGTAATTGCAATTATTGTTATTCTTTATAATCTGATATCAGGACGAAAACCCTTAGATTAAACAATGTAAAAAACTGAAGATAGAAAGCTGGAAATGGGAAAAAATAAATTCTTAATTTCCAGCTTTTTTATATTAATATATGCTATTTTTTTGTTGTTGTAGCCCCCAATTTAGATTTTACAGTCGGTGTAATATCCTCTCCACCATCCATATAGGCAATGTTATTGTTTCCTTGCGAAGTTGATACATCGAATACATATGCCAATCCTTTTTCTTTTGCTACGGCAGAAATTGTAGTTGCAACTTTTTGCTGAATAGGCGTGAATAATTCAGATTGTTTTTTAGAAACCTCCTGAGCAGCTTTTGTTCTTGCAGCTTCGATATCTTTACCCAAAGTTTGCAATTCTGTTTGTGCAGCTGTCAATTCTTTAATTACGGCTTCTTTATTAGCTTCACTTATTGTTTTTTCCTTATCCTGAGCCGCTTTTAGCTTAGTCTGGTAAGTTGTGATCAATTTTTCAATTTCAGTTTGCTTAGTTTTTGTAAAAGTATCTAAAGATGCTTCTGCAGTTTTCGCTTCAGAAAGGCTATTGAAAACGTCGTCAGAATTTACATGACCTATTTTCTGCTGTGCATTTACAAGGTTTGAAGTCAGGAAAAGCCCTGCTGCTAAAGAAAATGTTGTAATTAACTTTTTCATCTTAATTATTTATTTTTAAATTTTTATCTGTTTTAAAGTCAGCAAATATAATAAATATAACTAAATGCCTAGTTATATAATTGATTATTAATCAATGTTGACAGTTTTAATTTTATGTAAGCTCTTTTAATCTTAAATTTTAAAACCAGGATAATAAAAAAGCCTCTCAGTTGAGAGGCTTGAAGTTATATCTAATTAAATTAATTTGGAACTTGCACTTTTTCGTAAATCAGCCCTTCCGATTGTAATTCTTTCCAAAAATCCGTAGGAATTTTTTCATTCAAGGCATTTACATTATCTTTGACCTGTTCCGGTTTGCTTGCTCCGGGAATTATTGCTGCGAACTCATCTGCAGCCAAAACAAACTGAAGAGCAGCATGAATAACATTTGTATTATATTTCTTTGCAATTTCATTGATTCTGTCACGTTTTTCCGTCATTCCCTTAGGAATTACATCAACATAATTATAACGGTTTCTTCCGGCAATAAAACCCGAATTGTATCCAGCTCCGGAAACCAATTTTACACCTGCTTTTTTTACGGCAGGAAGCAATCTGTCGGCCGCATCTTCATGTTCTAAAATAGAATATTGCGTCGCCGAAAGACAAATGTCAGGATCAGCAGAATCAAGGCAATCTAAAATAGGTTCTATCTTATTAACACCCATTCCCCAAGCTTTGATCACGCCTTGATCTCTTAATTCTGATAAAACTTTAAAAGCCCCTTCCCTAGCTTGTTTTAAAAAATAAGGATAACGGTCACCAACCTGATCTTCTGACAAATCGTGAATGTAAACAATGTCAATATGATTTAGCCGTGTTCTTTCCAAACTCTCTTCAATTGACCTTTTGATGGCATCTGCGGTATAATTGTGTTCAAAATCGTAATTCAAAGGAGCCTTCCACATCGTTGGCGGAACCTCATTTTCAGGAACTTCTACAAATAACCGACCGACTTTTGTAGAAAACACGAATTCATCTCTGTTTTGTCCATGAAGAAAATTTCCGAATCTTCTTTCACTTTTCGTCAATCCGTACCAGGGAGAAGTGTCATAGTATCTTATTCCCAGATCCCATGCTTTCTGCAAAACTTCGTAAGATTCTCCGTCAGTTAATTTTTCAAAAGCAGTTCCGATCGCTACTCCGCCTAAGCCTAATTTGTGCTTTTCCGTTAGAATGGATGATTTCATAATGTAATATTTAAGATGTTGGTCTTTTGTAAAATACAAACATCGTGCAGAGATGTGGCAATCTAAATTATTTCAGAGGCAGAATTAATATCATTTTTATTGTTTTGGCTCTATTCTTGAATGAAAATTGATTACCATTTCAATATCAATAAAATATGAAAAAGCATATCGTCATCGTAGGTGGAGGTTTTGCCGGTATCAATCTGGTGAAATCTTTGGTAAACGACAAGAGATTCCGGATCACATTGGTCGACAAAAACAATTATCATTTCTTTCCGCCGCTTATTTATCAGGTTGCCACGTCATTTATTGAAGCTTCAAATATCAGTTATCCTTTCAGAAGGCTGTTTTCTAATTATAAAAATGTTAATTTTCACATGGGAAGCTTAGTGAAAGTAGATCATGAAAATAATTCAATTGAAACAGATAACGGAATTCTACAGTATGATTATCTGGTTTTGGCATTGGGAACAGAATCTAACTTTTTCGGGATGGAAAATGTCCAAAAATGTTCACTTCCGATGAAAACCATTGAAGAAGCTCTTTATTTAAGGAATTATATGTTGCTGAATCTTGAAGAAGCAGCACGAAATAAAAATATTAAAGAAGCTCAGAAATTACAGAATATAGTTATTGCCGGAGGTGGACCAACCGGTGTGGAACTCGCAGGAATGATTGCTGAAATGGGAAGTTATATTGCTGAAAAAGAATATCGTGAGATTAAGCTCGGTCTTTCAAATATTTACTTAATCGACGCTCTTCCTACTCTCCTTTCTCCGATGAGTAAATTAGCTCAGGAAGCGGCTTATGATAAACTTAAAAAATTAGGGGTAAAAATTATTTTAAATGTTGCAGTAAAAGATTA
Proteins encoded in this region:
- a CDS encoding DoxX family protein, giving the protein METQNKSHKRNNIIYWIFTLWMSLGMVSTAIVQLIKSKDELANFINLGYPTYLMSIIGIWKILGVIAVLIPKYPLLKEWAYAGFFFIMSGAIISHIIVNDPISKILPAVLLLILVIISWYFRPAERKILK
- a CDS encoding YdeI/OmpD-associated family protein, with product MNPKVDFFFDKAKHWQKEFEELRTIALDTGLEEELKWGCPCYTYHEKNIFLIHGFKEYCALLFFKGSLLNDADNILIQQTENVQAARQIRFKDLKEIIDLEKVIKTYIYEAIEVERSGIKVEMKKTKEFEMPEEFQKKLEQNHALKEAFESLTQGRQRAYLLYFSSAKQSKTREFRIEKYIPEILNGKGLND
- a CDS encoding SRPBCC family protein — encoded protein: MELKTKIHAEHGKQEIFIIREFDLPVELLFRAYTEPEIVEKWMGTKVLKLENKQHGGYQFETSNPQGDVVFRANGTIHEFVSNEKITRTFQMENTPFPPQIEFLEFEKLNNETSKITIHTIYKSVDFRDQILKLPFAKGINMAHNRLQEIVSNFIQS
- a CDS encoding ArsR/SmtB family transcription factor — encoded protein: MNLRRDVFQAISDPTRRSILMLVATQSMTAGTIASHFNTARPTVSKHLQILTECELLKSEQNGREIIYHLNPGKMKEIADFIEPFRKMWDDRFNKLEDIMKNYQTKD
- a CDS encoding PA2169 family four-helix-bundle protein, with product MENQKEVSILNDLLHITNDRIQGFAKVEGKIWEKYPHEKGEYARMVSLGKVMKNELIDLIKENGGEAEDSASIAGALHRTWIDVKNSFTIGNTEESALENVIFGEKAAVDTYQNAIDNGNLSGKSLEIVSEHLKHIKDSYDQFKNISDYKTKE
- a CDS encoding FAD-dependent oxidoreductase; its protein translation is MNNNLLKGKKTAIIGAGPVGLTMARLLQQNGTEITVYERDKNSDARIWGGTLDLHKVSGQKALKKAGLLEKYYEMSIPMGINIANEKGEILISKEVTPENKLDNPEINRNDLRKILLESLKDDTVIWDRKLINLEENNGKWLLQFENNYNETADFVIVANGGMSKVRKYITDTEVEDTGTFILQGDVPQPEINCPEFYQLCDGKRLMSSHGGNLLIANPYNNDALTYGIIFKIPENWNNGNGLNFKNTEEVIDFLSHKLSDWNIVYQKLFQATTFFIGLPTRKISLNKPWKTNRPLPITLIGDAAHLMPPFAGQGVNIGLVDALYLSENLMNGQFQTIEEAICAYEEEMFVYAKQAQTESAENEQEMRNPDFSFLKFMNH
- a CDS encoding AraC family transcriptional regulator is translated as MKAKNIIHQEFEPPEELRDSIKCFWYNKSDFGETETSFEVIPDGYAEIIFHFGNGCSISQIGVLQKLPSPFLVGLLNQPVHFYTKENFEIIAVRCFPWTVFDLLGLSSNKNKVHVFEHPIAELQPLLHDCIKNNNIEEAICLIKQYFLNIQSKISTDSLLFKAGAAMRKANGSLPVNKIADAAHSTVRTLERKFKQSSGHTVKDVSGLMRFEQVRNTLWLHPDSNFAELAIESGYTDQAHLSKEFKKYSGTTPAKFARKAKADHIHNSNFVAFLQS
- a CDS encoding Cof-type HAD-IIB family hydrolase, whose product is MNTLNTDIFPKIKAVFFDVDGTLISFKTNKIPESTQESIQKLREKGIKVIVATGRSINSLDHIKHITFDGYITFNGGYCITTDGNIMFKQTIDSSDIQKLVDYSQNFPLSFSLMYEDKVEINDATPEVVGMYADVNLPVPPILDKENVDIENVLQANIFLGPDKEKSFMENVMPNSTSSRWTPLFADVNPGGISKQNGIENFCRHFGIDVSETMSFGDGGNDISMLKFTKIGVAMGNANENVKEIADFVTEEVDNHGIELALVHFGIL
- a CDS encoding lmo0937 family membrane protein, with the protein product MRSILWLVAVICIVVWLLGMLGVVPGMSTGYLVHVLLVIAIIVILYNLISGRKPLD
- a CDS encoding OmpH family outer membrane protein, producing MKKLITTFSLAAGLFLTSNLVNAQQKIGHVNSDDVFNSLSEAKTAEASLDTFTKTKQTEIEKLITTYQTKLKAAQDKEKTISEANKEAVIKELTAAQTELQTLGKDIEAARTKAAQEVSKKQSELFTPIQQKVATTISAVAKEKGLAYVFDVSTSQGNNNIAYMDGGEDITPTVKSKLGATTTKK
- a CDS encoding aldo/keto reductase → MKSSILTEKHKLGLGGVAIGTAFEKLTDGESYEVLQKAWDLGIRYYDTSPWYGLTKSERRFGNFLHGQNRDEFVFSTKVGRLFVEVPENEVPPTMWKAPLNYDFEHNYTADAIKRSIEESLERTRLNHIDIVYIHDLSEDQVGDRYPYFLKQAREGAFKVLSELRDQGVIKAWGMGVNKIEPILDCLDSADPDICLSATQYSILEHEDAADRLLPAVKKAGVKLVSGAGYNSGFIAGRNRYNYVDVIPKGMTEKRDRINEIAKKYNTNVIHAALQFVLAADEFAAIIPGASKPEQVKDNVNALNEKIPTDFWKELQSEGLIYEKVQVPN
- a CDS encoding NAD(P)/FAD-dependent oxidoreductase, which produces MKKHIVIVGGGFAGINLVKSLVNDKRFRITLVDKNNYHFFPPLIYQVATSFIEASNISYPFRRLFSNYKNVNFHMGSLVKVDHENNSIETDNGILQYDYLVLALGTESNFFGMENVQKCSLPMKTIEEALYLRNYMLLNLEEAARNKNIKEAQKLQNIVIAGGGPTGVELAGMIAEMGSYIAEKEYREIKLGLSNIYLIDALPTLLSPMSKLAQEAAYDKLKKLGVKIILNVAVKDYVDGKVILADGKTIETETLIWTSGVIGREVPGIPEESVGKGRRLLVDAYNKVNGTKNIYALGDIALQMTEERYPKGHPQLAQVAIQHAKNLGKNLKRIEEEKVLTPFKYNDKGSMAIISKFNAVVDLPKFSFKGFLAWLTWLFIHVIPLVGFRNKIRLAFDWLRLFITNNPSIRLILIPKKDTGEH